Part of the Mytilus trossulus isolate FHL-02 chromosome 2, PNRI_Mtr1.1.1.hap1, whole genome shotgun sequence genome is shown below.
ATCACATTTACATCTAGTGGTTTATTTAAGCAGTGCAAAGATGAAttatacaacaaatatttaaaagcttGTTTTAAGCTACAGAGATGCTTGTCATCATCTAACCCTAGTATTGCCACTTTTTTACATCTTTATGATCATACAATTAAACCCATACTATTATATGGCAGTGAAATATGGGGAATGTTTAGAACGAATTCAGCTGCTTGTAAAAAAGATAATGATTATATATTCGAAAAAGTCTTTGGTCAGGATTCTTCTGAAAAAGCTcacaccaaatttatgaaatacattCTTGGTGTAAACAGAAAGTCAAGTAATATAGCTGTAATGTCAGAGCTTGGTAGATTTCCTatgtattttactataattttatcaatgttaaaatattgtcataGACTGGAACATTTGACAGAAGGACTATTATGTAATGCGTTTATATGTTGTAAACAGTTACATAGCTCTAATGTAAATACATGGTATTCTAGTATAGATTATATTCAGAGAGAAATTGAATTACCAAATTTTGACCAATCAATTGGTTCTTTATGtcagtatgttaaaaataaactatgtaaaagttatGTCACATTTTGGAATAAACTGAAGTATCAAACAATTAACTCTGAAAAAGGGAAGCTTGGTACttatttttccataaaaaaatgtttttaaaaagagaaATATTTAGAATTGTAGGACTTCAAAAAAAGGCAGTCAATTAGTAAATTAAGAATAAGTGCTCACTCTTTAAAAATTGAGACAgacagatattaaaaaaagcaTATAGAAAGATCTGAGCGTCTTTGTACTAATTGCTCACTTGGTAAACTTGAAGATGagcttcattttttattagaatgccctctttatgatattcaaagggacgatttttttcaagacatttctaacaattgttataattttataaatttaaataaatcttcaaaattttgatgGCTCTTGACCCAAGAAAATGTTACTCTTATTAAGTTATGGAAAAACTGGGTTGTTATATTTGTGACTGTTTTGAATTAAGGAGATCAGGCATGAACACTGACATTTcaagtaaataatttgaaaataaatacatatacatgtataatgtaattttattattcttttattcacaatatatatgtGGTTTTTAGCTTGATTCTGACCAATGCTTATATTCCAATagaattatatatgtatatgcctcTGTTATTGCTGTTGTTATACtaattatgtaaatcaattgtatctgattttatgctctttatgggccctgtaatttgggaaataaaaatgttctattCCATTCTATTGTGTTCACCACAAGAATAACTGACTGTTTTCAGGCTATACtttgaatgttgaaaaaagATGGAATGGGCTCTTTTGtactttaaaaagttaaaaacaacccatgttttgcaaattttagggggggggcgcacgcccgccacgACCCGCCTAAATCCGACCTTGcatattaatatacatatttaaagtGGTTGTGAAATGTCCTTTACGGTTCTTAATCGGTCTGACTCGCTATTTTGGTAAACAGATAAACCAttctaattataaaaattatgacTGCTATCTAGTGGTTTGTTGGTTTCGCATAATATTCCTCGCTTGTAAAGTACCGTTCTGGTACCAGATTGGATGATTAACTATGCTTTCctgttgaaagtgaaagtaaagaaaggatTTTATCCTGCCATAAATAAACATAGCGAGTAAAATGAGTTCCGATgatatcaaaatgattttgAGAAAGTTTTACGTTGTATTACGAACGAATGTTCAGCCCAGTGCAGTCACGCCAATAATTGAAGGCCTCACAGTTTTTGATCAGCAACAAATACAGGCAACAACTAAAATGGATGGTGCGATGCTTGGGAACGACAAACTGCTAGACACACTTGGACGTCGCACGACAAgaacatttttgtcatttgtgaCAGTTTTAAAAGAGTATAATCAAGACATAGCatgtgaaataatacaatacgCAAAAGATCATTTCCCAAATATACACACTAGCATTCTGAATTTTGAGCGACATCATAATCAAATACCATCAGCAACTGTTAAGCCTTCGGTTGCTTCAGGTTCAGATGCTCAGAATTATCCACTCAGTGAGAGCCATAGTGTTCACCAAAGAACAACATTTAGCCAGCGTCCTGATGCAGGGTCACAGgtagttatattttgttttaggtTTGTGTCATTTATGTTGATTAGTTttcttaaattaatataaaagattCCTTTCCCATTACCAAAGGCTTGATTGAGTTTGATAATTATAAAACCTTTAATGAGTTACTCTTTTTATGttgtaattcaaaatataacatgtataatgtatgCAGGCTAGGCCAGGTATTTAAGATTCGGTCATGGTATTAACTCTAAGGTTAAATATACATGTGTTAATGATTGGTCAGTGTTGTAATTCTAAGGTTAATATGAAAGTGTTAATGATTGGTCAGTGTTGTAATTCTAAGGTTAATATGAAAGTGTTAATGATTGGTCAGTGGTGTAATTCTAAGGTTAATATGCAGGTGTTAATTATTGGTCAGAGTTGTAATTCTAAGTTTAATACACAGGTGTTAATGATTGGTCAGTGGTGTAATTCTAAGGTTAATATGCAGGAGTTAATGATTGGTCAGTGTTGTAATTCTAAGGTTAATACACAGGAGTTAATTATTGGTCAGTGTTGTAATTCTAAGGTTAATATGCAGGTGTTAATTATTGGTCAGTGTTGTAATTCTAAGGTTAATACACAGGTGTTCATGATTTGTCAGTGGTGTAATTCTAAGGTTAATATGCAGGAGTTAATGATTGGTCAGTGTTGTAATTCTAAGGTTAATATGCAGGTGTTAATTATTGGTCAGTGTTGTAATTCTAAGGTTAATATGCAGGAGTTAATGATTGGTCAGTGTTGTAATTTTAAGGTTAATATGCAGGTGTTAATTATTGGTCAGTGTTGTAATTTTAAGGTTAATATGCAGGAGTTAATGATTGGTCAGTGTTGTAATTCTAAGGTTAATACACAGGTGTTAATGATTGGTCAGTGTTGTAATTCTAAGGTTAATACACAGGTGTTAATGATTGGTCTGTGTTGTAATTCTAAGGTTAATATGCAGGTGTTTATGATTGGTCAGTGTTGTAATTCTAAGGTTTATATGCAGgtgtaattttaagataaatatgcaggtgtaattttaagataaatatgcAGGTGTTACTAATTGGTCAGTGTTGTAATTCTAAGGTAAATATGCAGGTGTTAATGATTGGTCAGTGTTGTAAttctccaaattatctccctttggttcaaaaatgggtttttttcgcattaaaattgaatattttttttaacaaattggtggcctatgttttttattattttttctaataagcCGTACTCATGGTACTTGAACTAAACAATTGTAACATTGaagcaatttctgtaatttagttatttttttaataagatgtTACCTCTACTTCTCCTaatagttcaacagaaaaaaagtatatcttaacaaaaatgcatgcttctttcaaaggcagattgtgagcttaaatgaatgGTGaccctatttttttatatatttattttttatatcaagtaTATGATGAGGTACGTTATATGcgtttatagaaaaaaatagccaaatcctatatttaaaaaaaacgtcaTTTATACCCTTAAGCCCCCCTTAATGCTGATTAAAAAGATGttcttatttgtttattgatttatcAATTTCTGATTTTTTGCAGGCCATCATTACAAGAGAACAAGAATCTAGAGATACATACAGTAGTGGTGGTGTTACATTTCAGTCTTTCCACAGAACTACAGAAGTTAGACAGGTGAAATTCACTGAAGGTAAtgataatttgttatttacCTTTGGAAAAGTAGATTGAAGGTGGATAAGTTTTTagatttgatatgaaaaaagacaatgttgttctagtacatgtatatccaCTACTTTCTAAAGCAGGTTGTATCTATAGAAAATACTGACCTAAGCCacttttcaatttatgaataagtcaaaataagtaatttaagttttgaaataattgttCAGATATTAACCAAATACATTCatctaatgatatttttttaaattttatacatgttataagatTGTACTCATATAAACTTCAATTTTCCAGAAACTTTGTTGGAAGATGTACCTAATATTGTCTTTAAGAAATGGGCTGCTGAGTTGAACAACAATGATTACTGGAACAAACTTGGAGATATTATGCAGCTTtcaagaaaacaaatgaaagatCTGAGTAAGTGTGATATAGGCTGAATCACCGATTCTGCAGTAAAGCCTATAACAATATTGTAAGCTTATAAACTAATCACAGTCCTATAATAGAAACATATAATGTGTTACCCACATCTTCCTCTATTTCTGTAAATAAGAATATGTTTATACCTTCCTATGACAGAAAGGGGTTACATTTTTTCTTGTGCTTACAAGTATTCTGTAGTTTATTCATCTCAtataggttaaagttttggttcaaggttgtttataatattttagattCAGATATAATATTAATTGCAAGGtttttataaatgcaaataATGGGACTTGGTGaatatcgcaataataaaaactaacattatagtattaatgtatcagatatatattataatgtgAGTTTTTATTATTGGGATATTCACCAAGTCCCATTATTTGCATTTATTAAAAACCttgcaattatttctgaatctaaaatattttactttttcctatTGGCCCTGTAACATGCCAGAGGTATTAATAATGGCCAAGGATGGTTGTAGTGGCCCTGAGGCAAAGCTGATATAAATGCAAagcagtgatattgttggcttttttcaaaactacctctacccttttttattgggaaaatatgcgtcattttcatcaaattgagaaatttaaaataaaccacaaatttgactgaaacttcaatttacagacCCCCTTTCAAGAGTCAACTCATTCTTTGaaataagacccctttttgtcagtgattaatattcataaatagACCCCCAAATCTGcatatatagtcattttaggcatgaaatgtttaaatgagggtttttccttttgaatttatGCACAAATACTACTAAGACTGCACTGTTAgggaaaaaagttgtctttttgggaataattttaagccattttttttttaaattgggatttttctccaggggaaaaagcctttattctccactaatttaaggcaaacaatatcactgcaaAGGGATTCTCATGTGTCAGAGAATTCCATTTTAAAAGACTTTACAAGCTGTTTGAGTTTAATTTACCCTTGTTTTGTTATTCACTCATCTTTTTGTCAGAGGTTACAAAGCTGGATTggaatcaaaattattttaaatcagGTTATCTGCAACTCCCAACTCCTACAATGAAGTATATTATACTCTTTGATGTTGATACAGATAACAACAGTCATGACAGTGTCCTAAAACTATGACAATGTCATTTTAGAAATTACAATGTTTCAAGCAACACTTTGCCAGAGAATAGTTGATTGGATACTAGGAGTAGTCCATTACAAAGACTTCTGATACTGGTGAAAGTTTGACATATGcctaatgtaaaaataaatggcaTGTAGACATAATTTAAATAtgcttattttaatatatagtaAAAGAGGTCTCTtcttaaaacaatttcaaacataaaaatatacaatgtttGGTACCGGTATAAGAATGTTAAATTGTTCATCTTTAAAACAACATTTCAGAAGATAATGGGAACTATCAAAGAATCATGATATGAATTTAAAAAggatcaaaaaccaaaacatctctgattaaaattgaaaatctgATTCACTAAAAGTAATATTGACCTCTAAAATATTGTCTGAAATAATGATAATGAAAACTTTCGACTGGACCCCTTTCATGAGCGAAACAAAGTGTCACTTATGTCCAAGTTTTTTAGTCGTCATTAACTTTGTCAAACCTTTTGAATTTTGAACCTCTTCATAGCACTTGCaacttttacattatttttatacttacataatttttttttgtatcttctaaaggattttcttatcccagacatagattaccttagctatatttggcacaactttttggaattttgaatcctcaatgctcttcaacttagtatttgttttgctttataactattttgatatgagcgtcactgatgagtcttatgtggacaaaatgcatgtctggcatactaaattataatcctggtacctttgataactattacatTTGTGCTTCTGAAGGATGTGTATGGCTCTGTTACCATATATGTTTAAATAGAACAAtgtgaaatttataaatatgttattagGGAAAAAGTAGGAATTTCAATGTGAGCTACATTTCAGAATTCATTGACATCAATAAAGTTTTACCTACAATTTACTTCAATTAATAGGATCATCTATAGGTTATCATCCTACTAAAATTAGATTGATATGATAATTTTGATGTAGAATGATAGTTGTAAAATGAAACAGCTAGtagtaatttaaattttattttattttcagagaGTAAAGAAAAGCCAGGAGAAGAAATCTTAGACATTTTATGCAGTAAAGAATCGGTTACTGTGAAGCAGCTGATACAATTTTTAGATGTTGCTGATCTTCCATCTGTCCATGAAGTAGTTAAACAAAGCCTAGGTAATAATGCAAGTTAatgtttatatacaaatgtaagcTGCCAACTATTCATTCAGATCACGtttcatttatatatcatttcataaaaaaatgtttaaaaatatagcCATCATCATAACTGTATTTACCGGTATTCACCTTTCTCTCAATaaaatttttcattgaaaaaaaggcTCCactttttcagttaaaaaaattaatatgtttattttattgtgtctGTTACCTGTCATATAATTATTTGGCAGTCTCACATATATTTTGCTTTATATGTATGTTCTGTTTTAATGCAGTAATATAAGAAACAGGTGTGTATACATTGTGCAAATGTGCACTTGATATGACATAAAATtgacatgtacatttgtagCCCTCAGCTTTTAAGTGAAAATTTTATCATAATTGCAGTTCCATCAACAGTTATACAGGGAAGTACTAACCAGACTACTGCAGTAACAGATACAAGACTTCATGGCAGAACTTCTACTGATCAGGATCCTGTTAACAGGTATAGTTATGTTTTCATTGAAAAGAGAAATGTTTTACCTCTGATAAAAACAACAGGTAGTATATCTTGATGAGAAATCTGTCAGTCTGTTGGTTTTATTattagtttgtttttctttcccACTTGTGAATTCTGAACTGCTACTGAACCACTTGACATAATTATGTGAAGCTTTTACGTAATCTTACTCGAATGTTATATATTTGCACCTCCtatattttctttcttcatCTGAATGATTTTAAGGGTTAACTTTTGTATGACATGGACTTTGTTATAATTTATCTGCaaactaaattattttattcatgtcAGGTTCTCCTCCTAAACCCTTTAGGCtgaaattcaaaactgaattaAGGCAAGTTTGAATCCGAATGGTACTTCATCTACTAactgataataaataaaacataacctttatcctaaaaaatgaaatttgcaacccaaaaatgtaatttaagaTATTCAGTCTTTGCATCTactacattatttttttcttatgaaCTTATTTAGTGCATAGAGGAAAAGTTATCCGTGGATAATCGATTTCATGGTTTGGTCTTCATACAAGcctaattaaaatttaaacttttaaatttgtggttcatcTTTACCAACTATCAATGAAAGATTAATATCtcacaaataataataaaactagagtatatattatatatttcaattgaactttataaaatttcaaatatcgtATCATTTTAGAGATAATGAGACCAATAATTCGTCTGAGGAGAGCAAAACTCCACTGAACAATAGTATGAAAAAGCTGAATATTTCAGATGACTCAATTAAAAGCAATACTGACAATGAAGAAGTCCTAGCAACAGAGTGTGTACCTGGGATAACAGATGGAGccaataaaacattaattaatAACCTCAGTTCAACTCACATGAAATTTGATGCTGTTAAAACTGTTcatatacatttacataataATCAAGAAAACCCAGCATGTAATTTAGAGGAGAATACTGAGGAAAATGGTGAAATTAGAAATGTTGAGAGAGAAATCTCTGCTGAAGATAATCCATCACCAACTGGCGTAGATTTACAGCAGTATCCAAATCTGAATCTCTCTGCTGGGAGTACAGGAAACAATAACATAGTTGATGATACAATAGCGGCATTACATAGACCAGGCATCATTCCCCCCTCGTCTGCAGCAGGCAGTTCTATACCAGAACATGACATAGGACAACCATCTCGCCTTGAACCTTGTATCACAGAACAGCAGTTATTGGCCAATCCTGAGAATACTACCACAGGAATCAATGGAAAAAATCTAGAGCAAGAACGTGCTGCATTGAGTGAGGATTTTCAGAACCCACTCAATCTAGACAGTTTCAGAGACATTCAGAATAGCATACCAGGAACAAGATCATCAGATAATAATAGGGGATTAGTGCAACAAATCAGTGATGCCGATAATAGACAATACAGAATACAACATCCAGTAGACAGTATTAGTACAAATGATAATGTGGAGAAAAATGCTGAACAAGACCATATGGCATTACAAAGAGATGTTGAACAACAACTAAGATTAGAAAGCGACAGGAATCTTAGTGAAGTATCAGATTCACCAGACACAAGCTTACAGAATTCCATTCAAACAGATACCAAACACCAATGTTAAATACAACTCTGTGTAAAAATCATGTAGAAAACACTGGGTAATACACAAgagttaatttatattttcttgtaCCTTTGTTGTACTGTCTGATGAGATATATTCGCAAGATCTTCTTTAATGAAGTTTTACTTCATATGCATTGTAAATGATTTgtataacaacattttttttaatgaaattcaaCTTGATTTTTATATAGAGTTGTACTTAACATGCATGTTTAggtagatagaaaaaaaaaatatggttggTTTATGAATATgcattagttttattttaatgatgtGATAAATCCTTTAtagctttaaaattttaaaacattttttctaatCTCTACTTGAATACAAAAACACTTTTAATGCTTATATATTTCTCCTGGTCTTAACATTGTTTAATAACCAATAACTCCCCAAAGGGAATAAAGAGTGATGAGACtgtaaatcaaaatgaaaagtacatATTTTGTTGCATTCAATGAACATTTGTCGATTTATTTTCAACTGAAATGCTTGATGTCAAAGTTAGGAATATTATGGTAAATTTTTGATAGTTGAGGTCATGTAGGTGAATTTCATTGTACTGCTACAAAGCTTACAATAGTGTCATAATTGTAATATTCCAAAATCTTGAAATATAGCTACTGTCTTTTTTGAATGGTGTACGCAAatgtgatataaaaatatgCGATCATTCTAATGTTGATgtataaacattttcattttcgcTATGTGAAATGGTTGTATTCAATTTTTGTGATATTAGGTGTAATAGATTGGAGTTTTTGGACTATAGTTAAAAGAATGATATAATAAAAGTCTTATATTAAAATGCAATACAGCTTAGAAGAATTTAAGTTACTACTTAACATGTACACGTATAATAGCATCAGTTATTATATACTTATTTCTCAAGGCTTTCTTTACCAATAAAAACTTGCCCCCATGAAATAGCCCAAAAGGGGTGCTCGAAAGTGATATTAAAACACCCATTTGGCAACAATCATTATAtcatcatttaataaaaaaacattcaaatcttTGAATCATCAGTGGAGAATGACAACAAataatatactgtaaattcagaagttattgcatgcatttataattgtgattttgtcattttagactaaaatgcaatttaattttttgtgatattgagaaaagtcttgtttaattcatataaaagagTTCAAAATACGAGCTTAAATTAATAgattataaccctgtcacattgttcgcaataataaaaacatcacaataatttctgaatttacagttgaTGAagcacttttaatatttttttattatattattgtaaGGATTATAAAGACAGCAATGAAGTTATTTTAAACTGAATACTTACTGTTTtctttgtctttaaataagatcataaGTTTTTGCATTGCACATTTTGttaatggataaaaaaaagtttgtaaaaatgcttattattgttttctttataatatgGATGTGCATTGTGTTTGTCAAAAAAAGTTGGAAGTtaacaaattattataatattaaaaaaaatcatttattcttGAATTTGTTTATCTTAAACCAAATCTCAAAGGAGTTGTTACATTTGTATACTGGTTTGCTTATTATACCTTTTGCCTCTGTCCATCTGTGTGTAGGTCCTTcctataaaatatttgtcaccaTTCCTATGGAACCACAAATTAGAGCTTCCTGCATCACAATGTAATTCATAGCTCATCAAGCTCCTGATATGCATATAATTAGTGGTATTTAAAAGTAACGGGCATGAATGAATATGTATATTCCTCAGAAGCTACACGTCAGAGTTTGCTAAAATTATGGGAAAAGTATGCTAAACAGTGTGATAGTTCTCCCATTCATTGTTGATCAAGGTCCTGTTTTAATAAAGCATAATTTCTGCATTGATTACcaaccccattttttttataaaatataatcctgAATGTACACTGTTTGGTTCTGGatcaatataaaattttcttatACAGTATCTTCCTTTCTAATAAAGAGGTTCtttgtgtactttttttttggtaGGTAAATacgtttaatgaaaattaagtGATTGGGTTTGATTGCAAATTAGATAATGATCTATCAGAGATCAAAGGACTAGAAAGTAAAGAACTATTAAATGTCACGGCATGGCCAtctaaaaatatgcaaaacCAATAATATATTGTGACACAAAactgtttttataattcaaaagaGGGAACCAATGTCCTTATGTATGCCAAAAGTTTGAGAAAACAcatatacaacaaacaaaaataactgaATTACAGAATTCTGGCTGGGGACAGacacataaataatgtgacATAGTTAACCGTGTTATTGGGCGTTCAACATTCCAAaactttgaccaaaaaaaattgatgcaATTAGTTGGAAACGAATCTACTCATCAGATCATCACGAAACACAACAGACAGAAAATATCAAAGTAGAAGTACTTACAGCAACAATTGTCTGTTTTACTAATGTAAAAGTGGGTATTatgaacaataaaattatttattttgtaaaaaatatttgtgttttccATTACTGTATTCCtcacaacaaaattattttcatttatctgtGTACATCATTTTATTGGGTGGCATGTTGTCTAAGTTAATAAtggttgtctttttttatattgtttcacATATCGTCTCTTATTATATTGATTTGGTATTTACATTGTGTTAAAGATCAAATGTATTCATGcagtgtatgttcacttgtttgtgttaataattttttgattgagttaagtcatTTCAATTGAGTCTTTCCATGTTATGATGTTATTGTTTTAGGTAAGGGTAAAGGTTAGTACCCAATAGAACGTTTAAACTCGCTGTattttgtttgcacctgtcctatgTCAGGAATCCGATGTTCAATGGTTGCCGACTGTTGATATTATTCATAAGTGTTTTCTATATCCTGATAGACAAACAAAAACGATCAATATTCTGTATTTCTTGACCATTCCGAATATATTTTACAGAGGAATATAAAGTATCGAAATATTCAGTGATAACAAAGTCAAAGGTAAATTCCAGTGTTTACAAAGTTACTCCTTATTGTAGAGTAAGTagttatatttgaattatatctGAACGGATCTGAGAGTGGCAAATAAAGATGCACAACAATaatatactgtgaaagtacttttattcgtggggtaccaattttcgtggatgactgtatccacgaatttaagtgtccaacgaaataaaaaagCCATagtccaaatcaagacatggaaagatccccatgaaggtttgactactgatataatctagagaatatattgaataacctctaatctgagaatacttta
Proteins encoded:
- the LOC134706914 gene encoding uncharacterized protein LOC134706914 isoform X1, which gives rise to MSSDDIKMILRKFYVVLRTNVQPSAVTPIIEGLTVFDQQQIQATTKMDGAMLGNDKLLDTLGRRTTRTFLSFVTVLKEYNQDIACEIIQYAKDHFPNIHTSILNFERHHNQIPSATVKPSVASGSDAQNYPLSESHSVHQRTTFSQRPDAGSQAIITREQESRDTYSSGGVTFQSFHRTTEVRQVKFTEETLLEDVPNIVFKKWAAELNNNDYWNKLGDIMQLSRKQMKDLKSKEKPGEEILDILCSKESVTVKQLIQFLDVADLPSVHEVVKQSLVPSTVIQGSTNQTTAVTDTRLHGRTSTDQDPVNRDNETNNSSEESKTPLNNSMKKLNISDDSIKSNTDNEEVLATECVPGITDGANKTLINNLSSTHMKFDAVKTVHIHLHNNQENPACNLEENTEENGEIRNVEREISAEDNPSPTGVDLQQYPNLNLSAGSTGNNNIVDDTIAALHRPGIIPPSSAAGSSIPEHDIGQPSRLEPCITEQQLLANPENTTTGINGKNLEQERAALSEDFQNPLNLDSFRDIQNSIPGTRSSDNNRGLVQQISDADNRQYRIQHPVDSISTNDNVEKNAEQDHMALQRDVEQQLRLESDRNLSEVSDSPDTSLQNSIQTDTKHQC
- the LOC134706914 gene encoding uncharacterized protein LOC134706914 isoform X2, with protein sequence MSSDDIKMILRKFYVVLRTNVQPSAVTPIIEGLTVFDQQQIQATTKMDGAMLGNDKLLDTLGRRTTRTFLSFVTVLKEYNQDIACEIIQYAKDHFPNIHTSILNFERHHNQIPSATVKPSVASGSDAQNYPLSESHSVHQRTTFSQRPDAGSQAIITREQESRDTYSSGGVTFQSFHRTTEVRQVKFTEETLLEDVPNIVFKKWAAELNNNDYWNKLGDIMQLSRKQMKDLKSKEKPGEEILDILCSKESVTVKQLIQFLDVADLPSVHEVVKQSLVIQGSTNQTTAVTDTRLHGRTSTDQDPVNRDNETNNSSEESKTPLNNSMKKLNISDDSIKSNTDNEEVLATECVPGITDGANKTLINNLSSTHMKFDAVKTVHIHLHNNQENPACNLEENTEENGEIRNVEREISAEDNPSPTGVDLQQYPNLNLSAGSTGNNNIVDDTIAALHRPGIIPPSSAAGSSIPEHDIGQPSRLEPCITEQQLLANPENTTTGINGKNLEQERAALSEDFQNPLNLDSFRDIQNSIPGTRSSDNNRGLVQQISDADNRQYRIQHPVDSISTNDNVEKNAEQDHMALQRDVEQQLRLESDRNLSEVSDSPDTSLQNSIQTDTKHQC